One genomic region from Pyrobaculum islandicum DSM 4184 encodes:
- a CDS encoding glycosyltransferase, whose amino-acid sequence MSIVVPTLNECGNVGRVLEEVKRWLPEAEVVLVDGGSTDCTVEEASEAARRLGLRLKVVAQRTPGGKPGALIDGFREASGRWIAVLDADMEFSPQDLAKMLERAGGVDIVLGYRRDARPLHRRAISWGARLLAKLLFPRWRRLKDPTTEMYVVRREAIAGCLGDIKPRIKPVLEILTKCRIASYEQVEVTQRYRTVGESKFKPKWILQYLHQVLDETGWFTPRYIAVSLVVALAAKLASPALGIFALGISILGRWALLRRYLGLPQIAASEAAATIVKDAIALMPTAWLAGAAVELILVHLLRRG is encoded by the coding sequence GTGTCCATAGTAGTGCCGACGTTAAACGAGTGTGGAAACGTAGGCAGAGTCCTGGAGGAGGTGAAGAGGTGGCTGCCTGAGGCAGAGGTCGTGCTTGTCGACGGAGGTTCGACCGACTGCACGGTGGAGGAGGCGTCGGAGGCGGCCAGGAGGCTGGGGCTGAGGCTTAAGGTGGTGGCGCAGAGGACCCCAGGGGGCAAGCCCGGCGCCCTAATAGACGGCTTCCGCGAGGCGTCCGGGCGCTGGATCGCCGTGTTGGACGCCGACATGGAGTTCAGCCCCCAGGACCTAGCCAAGATGCTGGAGAGGGCCGGGGGCGTGGACATAGTGCTGGGCTACAGAAGAGACGCGAGGCCCCTCCACCGCAGAGCCATAAGCTGGGGCGCCCGCCTCTTGGCCAAGCTTCTGTTCCCCAGGTGGCGCCGCCTAAAGGACCCCACCACGGAGATGTACGTCGTGAGGAGGGAGGCGATCGCGGGGTGCCTAGGCGACATAAAGCCGAGGATCAAGCCCGTCCTGGAGATACTGACGAAGTGCAGAATCGCCAGCTACGAGCAAGTGGAGGTCACCCAGAGGTACAGGACGGTCGGCGAGAGCAAGTTCAAGCCCAAATGGATACTCCAGTACCTACACCAGGTGCTAGACGAGACGGGCTGGTTCACCCCGAGGTACATAGCCGTCTCCCTCGTCGTTGCGCTTGCGGCGAAGCTCGCCTCGCCGGCGCTCGGGATATTCGCGCTTGGGATAAGCATATTAGGCAGATGGGCCCTTCTCCGGAGGTACCTAGGCCTCCCCCAGATAGCCGCCTCGGAGGCCGCCGCCACCATCGTCAAAGACGCCATAGCACTCATGCCCACCGCCTGGCTCGCGGGCGCCGCCGTGGAGCTCATCCTAGTACACCTGCTGAGGAGGGGATGA
- a CDS encoding type II toxin-antitoxin system VapC family toxin: protein MTYYIDTNVLISYLFVSEHNHIISQKILENIANQRHTLYGSTITFVEMYNTICRKIRGGRWKFIDPIQKYLEKITNSENRCKLVIAIIYELLKERLGIKFVDCKDLYEFEKFEIGKHALYVPQIFKVLLEELTPKLTIRFKDLIHLAYVYMLSKICNIDIKYFLTFDVEDFGKIKNHIKQALGIEIVSPLSPP, encoded by the coding sequence ATGACGTACTACATAGACACCAACGTCTTAATTTCCTATCTATTCGTCTCAGAGCATAATCACATTATCTCACAGAAAATACTGGAGAATATAGCAAATCAAAGACATACATTGTATGGCTCAACTATAACCTTTGTTGAAATGTACAATACTATATGTAGAAAGATTAGAGGGGGAAGATGGAAATTTATCGACCCTATCCAAAAATACCTTGAAAAAATTACAAACTCTGAAAATAGATGTAAATTAGTCATAGCAATAATATATGAATTGTTAAAAGAAAGACTGGGCATAAAGTTCGTTGACTGTAAAGATCTCTACGAATTTGAGAAATTTGAGATAGGGAAACATGCACTATATGTTCCCCAAATATTTAAAGTACTATTGGAAGAATTAACACCTAAGCTAACTATAAGATTTAAAGACTTAATACATTTAGCATATGTCTATATGTTATCAAAAATCTGCAATATAGATATAAAATACTTTTTGACTTTCGATGTAGAAGACTTTGGAAAGATAAAAAATCACATTAAACAAGCACTAGGCATAGAGATAGTCTCCCCCTTGTCTCCACCCTAA
- a CDS encoding glycosyltransferase family 4 protein, whose protein sequence is MIIGITAWSLTKPDKRGIDIVTTNIISRILKTANDKYIFYLILQENNIKNIEQLLTETAATVVPLQLPKIRFLQYDLSLLFMPRMLMKTKLDVIHFTEFLPSLTPSFYISSVRKILTIYDLIPSLFRYLPTDYILKWRLLLKRVVKKVDMIITVSKNTLNDCVKYLQCPSEKIRVIYPGVDNIFKPLTRKEKAKEVIKTKYGVEPPFILYVGTLEPRKNVERLIASYYILKKKMGIKHRLILVGKKVWMYNTIFNLISKLGLSNQVVYIGYVDREDLPLFYNLADVFVYPSLYEGFGIPPLEAMACGTPVVTSNTSSLPEVVGNAALTVDPYNIDQLVQAIHLIISDEGVRKELSKRGIEQAQKFSWEKAAQETLKVYTEVSNLRS, encoded by the coding sequence ATGATAATTGGTATAACTGCTTGGTCTTTAACTAAGCCTGATAAAAGAGGTATAGACATAGTTACAACTAATATTATTTCAAGAATATTAAAAACTGCTAATGATAAATATATATTTTACCTAATTCTTCAAGAAAATAATATAAAAAATATAGAACAGTTATTAACAGAAACTGCCGCTACAGTAGTTCCTCTACAGTTGCCCAAGATCAGATTTCTCCAATACGATTTATCTCTATTGTTTATGCCTCGGATGTTGATGAAAACCAAATTAGATGTTATCCACTTTACCGAATTTCTTCCATCACTTACACCGTCTTTCTACATATCCTCTGTACGTAAAATTCTCACAATATACGATTTAATACCATCGCTTTTTAGATATCTTCCAACGGATTATATACTAAAGTGGCGGCTATTACTTAAGCGTGTGGTAAAAAAGGTAGATATGATAATTACAGTTTCAAAAAATACATTAAACGATTGCGTAAAGTATTTACAGTGTCCTTCTGAAAAGATAAGAGTTATTTACCCTGGAGTTGATAATATCTTTAAGCCACTTACCCGAAAAGAAAAAGCAAAAGAGGTCATCAAGACAAAATATGGCGTGGAGCCTCCCTTTATTCTCTACGTTGGAACACTAGAGCCTAGGAAGAACGTTGAAAGACTTATAGCATCATACTACATCCTTAAGAAAAAGATGGGCATAAAACATAGGCTTATCCTCGTCGGCAAAAAGGTGTGGATGTATAATACTATATTCAATCTTATAAGCAAACTAGGACTTTCAAACCAAGTCGTATATATAGGCTACGTTGATAGAGAAGACCTACCGCTCTTTTACAACTTAGCCGACGTATTTGTATATCCAAGCTTATACGAGGGATTTGGAATACCGCCGCTCGAAGCTATGGCCTGCGGCACACCTGTAGTAACCTCGAACACATCCTCTTTACCTGAAGTAGTAGGAAACGCTGCGCTTACGGTAGACCCATACAACATCGACCAACTAGTCCAAGCAATCCACCTCATTATAAGTGACGAGGGGGTCAGAAAAGAGCTTTCAAAAAGAGGAATAGAACAGGCACAAAAATTCAGCTGGGAAAAAGCCGCGCAAGAAACACTAAAAGTCTACACGGAGGTAAGCAACCTACGCAGTTAA
- a CDS encoding GDP-mannose 4,6-dehydratase, producing the protein MTWQGKRVLITGVGGFAGSYLAKALIDAGAEVYGLVKRRADGTLPKNLVDRGVAGGVKLIEGDLRDITSLAMAIDKAQPDVIFHLAAQSFVPRSFTHPLETLEINTMGTANLLEAVRMRDKTNPVIVFAGSSEEYGLVISSERQYKRALEKYGAVHPPPAKIPELPIAETNPLRPMSPYAASKVHGDYLMRTYHAVYGLRTIVSRAFNHEGAGRGIMFVTAQVACQVMKLKMGEADRIKIGNVNAFRDWSHVEDIVAGYMLLAERGTPGEVYNQGSMRTNSVLTYILIALEEAGWKVRRIEALAGGKRVDDPTQPDESPAFGVRFWKTKVDRLMLDEQLEYEPQDKGIVVETDKGRITVEFDQARFRPAEVPILLADTRKIQELGFRITKTLRDIARDQLNYYLKQENRICYV; encoded by the coding sequence ATGACCTGGCAGGGAAAGAGGGTGTTGATCACGGGAGTCGGGGGGTTCGCAGGCTCCTACCTAGCAAAAGCCCTGATAGACGCAGGCGCCGAAGTATACGGCCTAGTCAAGAGGAGGGCAGACGGCACGCTCCCCAAAAACCTCGTCGACAGAGGAGTCGCAGGCGGCGTCAAGCTGATAGAGGGGGACCTGAGAGACATCACAAGCCTCGCCATGGCCATAGACAAAGCCCAGCCAGACGTCATATTCCACCTCGCCGCCCAGTCCTTCGTACCCCGCTCCTTCACACACCCACTGGAGACCCTTGAGATAAACACAATGGGCACGGCGAACCTCCTGGAGGCCGTCAGGATGAGGGACAAGACAAACCCAGTCATAGTATTCGCGGGGTCCAGCGAGGAGTACGGCCTCGTCATATCCAGCGAGAGGCAGTACAAAAGAGCCCTGGAGAAATACGGCGCAGTCCACCCACCCCCCGCCAAGATACCAGAGCTCCCCATAGCCGAGACCAACCCCCTCAGGCCCATGTCCCCCTACGCCGCCTCCAAGGTACACGGCGACTACCTCATGAGGACCTACCACGCCGTATACGGCCTGAGGACAATCGTCAGCAGAGCCTTCAACCACGAGGGGGCGGGGAGGGGCATAATGTTCGTCACAGCCCAGGTGGCGTGCCAAGTCATGAAGCTCAAGATGGGCGAGGCGGACAGGATAAAGATAGGCAACGTCAACGCCTTCAGAGACTGGTCCCACGTGGAGGACATCGTCGCCGGCTACATGCTACTGGCGGAGAGGGGAACCCCCGGCGAGGTCTACAACCAAGGCTCCATGAGGACGAACTCCGTGCTGACGTACATCCTAATCGCCCTGGAGGAGGCCGGCTGGAAGGTCAGAAGGATAGAGGCGCTGGCAGGCGGGAAGAGGGTGGACGACCCCACCCAGCCCGACGAATCGCCGGCCTTCGGAGTCAGATTCTGGAAAACCAAGGTGGACAGGCTCATGCTAGACGAGCAGCTCGAATACGAGCCGCAGGACAAAGGCATCGTAGTGGAGACAGACAAGGGCAGGATAACAGTCGAGTTCGACCAAGCCCGCTTCAGACCCGCCGAAGTCCCCATCTTGTTGGCGGACACCAGGAAGATACAGGAGCTCGGCTTCCGCATAACCAAGACGCTGAGAGACATAGCGAGAGACCAGCTCAACTACTACCTCAAACAGGAAAACAGAATTTGCTATGTTTAA
- a CDS encoding nucleotidyltransferase family protein: protein MRAVILAGGFGRRLAPLTNEVPKPLVPVAGKPILVWQIEWLKRQGVTDIVLAVGYLRHKIFEALGDGRKYGVRLFYSVEEEPLGTGGAIKNAAPYLTDDIFIALNGDIITDIDIRPLTAALEKADAAIALVPLRSPYGVVEVDGEGRVLAFREKPVLEHYINAGVYAIRKEALRDLPDRGNIEETLFPKLAQQGRLRAVVYKDAFWRSIDTHKDLEEVEKMLKTRPGGGP from the coding sequence ATGAGGGCGGTGATTCTGGCGGGCGGATTCGGCAGGAGGCTCGCCCCCCTCACCAACGAGGTGCCCAAGCCCCTCGTGCCCGTGGCCGGGAAGCCCATCCTCGTGTGGCAGATCGAGTGGCTGAAGAGGCAGGGCGTCACAGACATAGTCCTCGCCGTGGGCTACCTACGCCACAAGATCTTCGAGGCGCTGGGCGACGGCCGGAAATACGGCGTCCGCCTCTTCTACAGCGTCGAGGAGGAGCCCCTCGGCACCGGGGGTGCCATAAAAAACGCCGCCCCCTACCTCACAGACGACATATTCATCGCGCTAAACGGCGACATAATCACAGACATAGACATAAGGCCGCTGACCGCCGCCCTAGAGAAGGCAGACGCCGCCATAGCCCTCGTCCCCCTCAGAAGCCCCTACGGCGTAGTGGAGGTAGACGGCGAAGGCCGCGTGCTGGCCTTCAGAGAGAAGCCCGTGCTGGAGCACTACATCAACGCCGGCGTCTACGCCATCAGGAAGGAGGCGCTAAGGGACCTCCCCGACAGAGGCAACATAGAGGAGACCCTCTTCCCCAAGCTAGCCCAACAGGGCAGGCTGAGGGCCGTGGTCTACAAAGACGCCTTCTGGCGCTCCATAGACACACACAAAGACCTAGAGGAGGTAGAAAAAATGTTAAAAACCAGGCCGGGAGGCGGGCCATGA
- a CDS encoding AAA family ATPase, whose amino-acid sequence MTPLYIHGRWVLHLVFENISVPFYAVGDGVRYALMLLIQALTPSGAAVLLEEPELHTHPSLMKIVANAILRSHIDRGNQIFVTTHSLELIKMITEEAREKGVKSLKVFRLALDNGALHAEEYTLDETWRALEKLGWDLRN is encoded by the coding sequence GTGACGCCACTCTACATCCACGGCAGGTGGGTGCTCCACCTGGTCTTTGAAAACATCTCAGTGCCCTTCTACGCCGTAGGCGACGGCGTAAGATACGCGCTCATGCTCCTGATCCAGGCCTTAACGCCAAGCGGAGCCGCCGTGTTGTTGGAAGAGCCTGAGCTCCACACCCACCCCAGCCTCATGAAGATCGTCGCAAACGCCATCTTGAGATCCCACATCGACCGCGGCAACCAGATCTTCGTCACAACACACAGCCTAGAGCTCATCAAGATGATAACAGAGGAAGCGAGGGAGAAGGGAGTGAAAAGTCTCAAGGTCTTCAGACTCGCCCTAGACAACGGGGCACTCCACGCCGAAGAGTACACACTCGACGAGACATGGAGGGCGCTGGAGAAATTGGGGTGGGACCTAAGAAATTGA
- a CDS encoding nucleotidyltransferase domain-containing protein, translated as MRLEAAMRRRYLENWRTYATEICREARKHLDDARVVVFGGAVRGDWTPDSDIDILVVTNANNKSRPLGRGLSHLFFMAEW; from the coding sequence ATGCGGCTAGAGGCGGCCATGCGGAGGAGGTATCTAGAGAACTGGAGGACATACGCCACGGAGATATGTAGAGAGGCGCGTAAACACCTAGACGACGCCCGAGTCGTGGTGTTCGGCGGCGCCGTAAGAGGCGACTGGACGCCAGACAGCGACATAGACATCCTCGTCGTGACCAACGCAAACAACAAGTCTCGCCCTTTAGGGCGGGGTTTAAGCCATCTATTTTTCATGGCAGAGTGGTGA
- a CDS encoding PaREP1 family protein, with protein sequence MYLFVVSGEVLERPLPKPTDKGYITARLLEALVEAGLALEFLRRGLVRNAAGKAFQAWRALLAALLRLELERLKAAAKSEEERRWLVSRAVPRVPTGRMKGLSQMLEEVGHVGLSLWTDRALHLHDYQYHGPDPAGEYSKYSSREEAVRDIITLIRELVGRVDAIKTRVKWTEELEKALGEVKRQLTA encoded by the coding sequence GTGTATCTTTTTGTGGTGTCTGGGGAGGTTCTGGAGAGGCCTCTTCCTAAGCCTACCGACAAGGGGTACATCACGGCGCGTCTTCTTGAGGCTCTTGTGGAGGCTGGGCTTGCGTTGGAGTTTCTACGGCGCGGCCTGGTGAGGAATGCGGCTGGGAAGGCCTTCCAAGCGTGGAGGGCTCTACTCGCCGCGTTGCTTAGACTTGAGCTTGAGAGACTCAAGGCCGCCGCAAAGAGCGAAGAGGAGAGACGCTGGCTTGTGTCGAGGGCTGTGCCCAGGGTGCCGACGGGGAGGATGAAGGGGCTTTCGCAAATGCTGGAGGAGGTAGGCCACGTGGGTCTTTCTCTCTGGACGGACAGAGCGCTTCACCTCCACGACTACCAGTACCACGGGCCGGACCCCGCCGGCGAGTACTCCAAGTACTCTTCTAGGGAGGAGGCGGTGAGAGACATCATCACGTTAATACGCGAGCTGGTCGGGCGGGTCGACGCCATAAAGACAAGGGTCAAGTGGACAGAAGAGCTGGAAAAGGCGCTAGGCGAGGTGAAAAGACAGCTCACCGCCTAA
- a CDS encoding zinc ribbon domain-containing protein, whose amino-acid sequence MRTLKFKLKVVETEKLDYLYAEFNRLVRIHLNTIRQSRLYLNPNKNVLHKLTYHWVRSLTDLHSNYVTAARDLALEMVKASAKHRVFPQPGEVPVRLFRNKTYKIEGRRVQIVTRPSEYVVAELLGAEEWFSQWDKAEGALLIRRDGEWYLHVAVEDGAEPAGEPKYYVGIDFGIDRVAVAVVDRERHIVESKLFPLNVSGLRLYLRNARREMQRRGRSFRRERAVLKLLLEETTRALADYIAQFAPAEVRIEYLKGLRRRMLREYGGDWRYVASTAFYRSLYRRLAEKLSRYGIRLVEVSPKDTSTVCHICGKRGIRDGRLFHCLHCNLTTDADINAAINIARRDPALKGEVSSPNNRDWL is encoded by the coding sequence ATGAGGACTCTTAAGTTCAAGCTGAAGGTGGTTGAGACGGAGAAGCTCGACTACCTCTACGCCGAGTTCAACAGGCTTGTGCGGATACACCTAAATACCATCAGACAATCGCGCCTATATCTAAACCCCAACAAGAATGTACTACATAAGCTTACATACCACTGGGTTAGGTCGCTCACAGATCTCCACAGCAACTACGTGACTGCGGCTAGGGATCTAGCTCTCGAAATGGTGAAGGCGTCGGCTAAACACAGAGTGTTTCCACAGCCCGGCGAAGTTCCCGTCAGGTTGTTTAGGAACAAGACGTATAAGATCGAGGGGCGCAGAGTGCAGATTGTCACGAGACCAAGCGAATACGTAGTAGCCGAGCTCCTCGGTGCTGAGGAGTGGTTCAGCCAGTGGGACAAGGCCGAGGGGGCCCTCTTGATTAGGAGAGATGGCGAGTGGTATCTACACGTGGCAGTCGAGGATGGGGCTGAGCCAGCTGGAGAGCCGAAGTACTACGTGGGCATCGACTTCGGCATCGATAGGGTGGCGGTGGCTGTAGTCGACAGAGAGCGGCACATCGTTGAGAGCAAGCTCTTCCCGCTGAACGTCAGCGGATTGAGACTCTACCTCAGAAATGCCAGGAGAGAAATGCAGAGACGCGGCAGAAGCTTCAGAAGAGAAAGGGCCGTATTGAAGCTACTGTTGGAGGAGACCACTAGAGCCCTGGCGGACTACATAGCTCAGTTTGCGCCGGCGGAAGTGAGGATCGAATATCTCAAGGGGCTTAGGAGACGCATGTTGAGGGAGTACGGCGGCGACTGGAGATACGTCGCATCTACGGCGTTCTACAGATCTCTCTACCGCAGGTTGGCAGAAAAGCTGTCCCGCTACGGCATAAGGCTCGTCGAGGTGTCTCCTAAAGACACGTCGACGGTATGTCACATATGTGGCAAAAGGGGTATTAGAGACGGAAGACTCTTCCACTGTCTACACTGCAATCTAACCACAGACGCCGACATAAATGCCGCAATAAATATCGCCAGAAGAGACCCCGCCCTAAAGGGCGAGGTTTCAAGCCCAAATAATCGGGATTGGTTATGA
- a CDS encoding FkbM family methyltransferase, whose product MFNTFKLYICSNQLFKNWISAGIKFYLYKLNIVKADKIQIICKNGNKIEIPLSAYGRIILGYCNKLFKDFSCDNGSVILSDGSEVPAEEIAIGHWVLDAIIHGWRYSKEGYWYKDNIKFKHIRASIVQNFVYNLYKDIELNNKIVIDIGAFIGDTPILFIHKGAKKVIAIEPNPSAFKEMLINIELNNLNDKIIPINAAIGSKKGFTESMIINNQDIDSVSTLYYKPENYGNIHVLTLRDIIDNYLVKITENNVNNEVFVLRMDCEGCEYDIILNNYRDIKMFNEIIFEYHEYKVNKPVTMLLDKLKADYSCSLLNEEWFKKYSTNYPHEGLIKCVKVQQT is encoded by the coding sequence ATGTTTAATACATTTAAACTCTATATTTGTTCAAATCAATTATTCAAGAACTGGATATCAGCTGGAATAAAATTCTACCTTTATAAATTAAATATAGTAAAAGCGGACAAAATTCAAATTATATGCAAAAACGGAAATAAGATAGAGATTCCATTAAGCGCATATGGAAGAATAATACTTGGTTATTGCAATAAGCTTTTCAAAGACTTCTCCTGCGACAATGGTTCAGTTATACTTAGCGATGGAAGCGAAGTGCCGGCAGAAGAAATTGCAATAGGACACTGGGTCCTAGATGCAATTATACACGGATGGAGATATTCTAAAGAAGGTTATTGGTATAAAGATAATATAAAATTCAAGCATATAAGAGCATCTATTGTACAAAATTTTGTTTATAATCTTTATAAAGATATCGAATTAAATAATAAGATAGTAATTGACATAGGTGCGTTTATTGGAGACACTCCAATTTTATTTATACATAAAGGAGCTAAAAAAGTAATAGCAATTGAACCAAATCCAAGTGCATTCAAAGAAATGTTAATAAATATTGAATTAAATAATTTAAATGATAAAATTATACCAATAAACGCAGCAATAGGAAGCAAAAAAGGGTTTACAGAATCGATGATTATCAATAATCAAGACATCGATTCAGTTTCTACATTGTATTACAAACCAGAAAATTATGGGAATATTCATGTATTAACTTTACGTGATATTATCGATAATTATTTAGTAAAAATAACTGAAAATAATGTTAATAATGAAGTTTTTGTACTTCGTATGGATTGTGAAGGATGTGAATATGATATAATACTTAACAACTATAGAGATATTAAAATGTTTAATGAGATAATTTTTGAGTACCATGAATATAAGGTAAACAAGCCAGTGACGATGCTTTTAGATAAACTAAAAGCTGATTACAGTTGTTCATTATTAAATGAAGAATGGTTTAAAAAGTATTCTACTAATTATCCTCATGAAGGTTTGATTAAATGTGTCAAAGTCCAACAAACATAA
- a CDS encoding AAA family ATPase, whose protein sequence is MELYVKNWRCIEEARVSLRPVTVFIGGNSTGKSSLAYAAYFLAKISEPEWRDVNKVLAQLYGVSLDGVVRSDGARRFYPVIVEAGGARFEAQSPDNAATPNTKPWRDHYLLPSQRLSFLRLSQLIPKIREAMSKHPETRPFLALASSLFETLKTIPVMPPLYFFLEDLTKLYLGRGFVRRREMGIGTLVEEVMPLLSLIAYSYVDPFITKLQLPLDLAPDGFADSAIIEQFVDAAREDSLLVIEEPEIHKNPITTINLVKHIAARAVEKKLTVVMTTHSDIAIKALLKAVEDKSLETQHVAVYYFERSAENPWTRVRELRVYEDGTIEELPDVERVVSMLF, encoded by the coding sequence GTGGAGCTGTACGTCAAAAACTGGCGCTGTATAGAGGAGGCCAGAGTCTCCCTGAGGCCGGTGACGGTTTTCATCGGGGGGAACTCCACCGGGAAGTCCAGCCTAGCCTACGCAGCTTACTTCCTGGCAAAGATCTCAGAACCGGAGTGGAGAGACGTCAACAAGGTTCTGGCCCAGCTATACGGCGTTAGCTTAGACGGCGTTGTTAGAAGCGACGGAGCGAGGAGATTCTACCCGGTCATAGTCGAGGCCGGTGGAGCGCGCTTCGAGGCGCAGAGCCCAGACAACGCGGCGACGCCAAACACCAAGCCGTGGAGAGACCACTATCTACTACCCTCGCAGAGACTCAGCTTCTTAAGACTGTCGCAACTAATCCCCAAGATACGAGAAGCTATGAGCAAACACCCGGAGACTCGGCCGTTTCTCGCACTCGCGTCAAGCCTCTTCGAGACTTTGAAGACAATCCCCGTAATGCCGCCGCTGTACTTCTTCCTCGAAGACTTGACAAAGCTCTACCTCGGCAGAGGCTTCGTAAGGCGCCGCGAGATGGGCATAGGCACCTTAGTCGAGGAGGTGATGCCCCTGCTCAGCCTCATCGCCTACAGCTACGTGGATCCCTTCATCACGAAGCTCCAGCTACCCCTCGACCTGGCGCCAGACGGCTTTGCAGACTCCGCCATAATCGAACAGTTCGTCGACGCGGCACGCGAGGACAGCCTCCTAGTCATCGAAGAGCCCGAGATACACAAGAACCCCATCACCACCATAAACCTAGTTAAACACATCGCGGCCAGAGCGGTGGAGAAGAAGTTAACAGTTGTGATGACCACACACAGCGACATCGCCATAAAAGCCCTCCTCAAGGCCGTAGAGGACAAAAGCCTCGAGACGCAACACGTGGCAGTGTACTACTTTGAGAGAAGCGCCGAAAACCCATGGACGAGAGTCAGAGAGCTGCGCGTCTACGAAGACGGGACAATAGAGGAGCTACCAGACGTCGAACGAGTAGTCTCGATGCTGTTCTAA
- a CDS encoding HEPN domain-containing protein, protein MLAKEAGYFPHTHLLRRLFGEVKEARPDLWELYVEHRYAFEVVEDVYIGARYLPRRYARDVAEGLLEVAKELVKRACG, encoded by the coding sequence ATGCTGGCGAAGGAGGCGGGCTACTTCCCACATACGCACTTGCTGAGGAGGCTCTTTGGAGAGGTTAAAGAGGCGAGGCCGGATCTGTGGGAGCTCTACGTGGAGCACAGATACGCCTTCGAGGTGGTGGAAGACGTCTACATAGGCGCCAGATATCTACCACGTAGATACGCCAGAGACGTCGCCGAGGGACTTCTAGAAGTTGCGAAAGAGCTAGTGAAGAGGGCATGCGGCTAG